The DNA window ATATCCCatagtttatgtttttttattttatttgtgtatttttttaaaaaaatttcttttatatttaataaagaatttattaaattaaagttaaaagacgttgttgttattaataaaataattaaagaatatatttttacaaaatatattatcaaatgaatatttaaaataattaaaatagtaatataataaaatgcatAGCTATGAAttatataaagaataaaaaaaatattaatacgcaaataattatttatagctTAATTAACATGCTCtgtatatttcatttatatattatatttttttataatatatatttttttaatttcttgccATTGGAAATTCTTATCATTTCAACATTCAAGCTGgtttaactaattattataatgtacgTTATCAATTTTAtctaatgatattttttttatcttgttagTTTTATTCTTACAATACTTTGATTGTATGTTTAAAGGGATGTCGAATAGTTCTTCACATATTAGTAGCAAATTTTTTATGAGTATCTGGAATTTTATTAGAAGTATGagatttttttgtgacaaaaaaaattaattaatactattgtttaagtttattgtgataattttttttgtgtcattaaaactattataattgtgatAAATTAGGAGTTCGCACAATTacgttgtcactattaatatactaatagtCTCATAATCTTTTTGTGGCTAAATTTTGACACTTTAAGTGTGTAAAATTTGTTGCTAAAATTAATTTCGGTAGGGATAAAATGTTACTATGATGCAAATATGATTGgcattactatttttatttgttgtgacaAAAGTGTTATTCGCCACtcgaaattttattttatttttgtgggaacatttgttttcaagaaaaattcaattatttaatatcTACTAAATGTTGTAACAAAAACGAGATTACCACCGTGGTCTTCAAAATCTCCTTTTTAGAGctcaaatcaaaacccttagAAAACCAATAAGTAAAGCATGTTTTACATATTTTATGTTATgtaaaaactttctttttaaagaaaagcattcaaatttcaaaaatatttgtgaaaatatgagataaaaatcaatgtaaaaaaatatttagcaaGTTGCTATTCtttacccaatcctcaaaatttatatttttaaggaTTCAAAATTTATATCGGTGAGAGAggtaaaatttttgtttaatatatttatttgtgtttttctaggATTATGTATCTTATAAAATATCTTCAAACCAAAATtggaattatttaaatttttaaattaaaattaaatagatattttatcaaaatcttgataatataaatttaaaagatatatatataaagttcaAAAAGTTATATACCCTCAATGATATAAACATATAAGTGGAATAAAGGAAGATGGTGAAGTTTTTTAAGTGCTTATGTACCTATGGAGATTCGTGTAAACAGTTTGGTTTCATTTGATTCAAAGAACTAATTAAAGTGATTCAACTAACTCTAGATGTAGAAATGCATATTATTGGTGGTCACGAGGGCATTGTATTCAAATGTTTCTTTCAAACGCTTTACGAAATATTCacatttgttatttatatttttcactattttgtttttttcgtatttattaaacttttaaataaatatgtgattaattggtttattgtatattttatttttaataaattgtgttttttttttgggaggaATTGTTGGTATAGATTAATGCATTGTAAGTGCCATTTCAGTATTGTTGGGACTTTACGGGaatgagaaattaaatttttctttttggaccTCTAAATCTATGTTTAAAGTGCAACATGATTATGTTGTgacttttagaaaaataattgagggaaatcaaatattaaaattagtagcatttttttaaaaatttatttcttaattttgtattttaactaGAAAATCAATGTTCAATTGATAGTTCCACAAACACATCATAAAAGTTTGCAAGGGAAAGGATAAGATTAACAATTATAttgactaatatatatatatatatatatatatatagggcgTGTTATCTACAAACGTTCATCTTAATCTGTACGGTGATCATCCTAGTCTGATATAGTGaaggagaatatatatatatatatatatatatttaataatattattattaaaaaaatatttcataattacaaataatcaaattttatgtAGTGAGAGTTTAaactaatatgtaaaatataaattatttatggaatttCTTGATATCTCTTCTCGAAGCCTTTAGGTTTAATagaaaatttcttaattttttcaaaaaatatataagtcctttaaatatttgtaattatgtaaataacTTATCagttgataaaatttttaaaagttatgaaatactataaaaattttcattctaatATTGTTGATTTGAAACATTAGATATTActcttataatttaaatttttggcaTTTCATCTAAATGAcaataatatatgaaattataaagCAGTAATATGGATCTTGAAACCTCAGAGAAGAGAAGtcctagaaaaagaaaagagatgagAATTTTTGTATTAGTTTCTTAAAGCTTAATTTTGGATGAGCATTATAGTCATTTCGCATGTTGGGTGACGTAAAACAAAGCATAAATTAGTTACTTTGGCTAAATTTTAATATGACCCTTAAGCAAGGATTGTTAAATACATTTTACAATATTTGCgagagaacaaaatattttataatattggtGGGAGAAGATGTTAGGTCATCTAAAGATGCACTGATACAgtaaattgataaaatatgGTTGGTGAAAtattaatacaattttttaaagtggaaattgccaaaaacatcttgtaagtttgcaatattgccaaaaacaccccgttagttttgcactccctcaaaaaccccttccttttgaatacaatgattttttaaaccccccaaacatctaatagtgattgatagagttaatttggaatttttggacgaaattgtcccttgtgcgggaagttatggcaagtgtgatgtggtttgactataatgcccttgggtacaatgagtttctatttgaaaatgaagcttctatttaaaaatatgaggtatgaggttccgctttaaaaatgagtttcttgtttaaaaatgagttttctatttaaaaatgagtttttgtttaaaaaaattgagtttttctgcttaagaaatgagttttctgctttAAGAAAAGAGGTTTCGCTTAAAAACGaggtctctgcttaagaaatgagttttctgcttaagaaatgagggttttgtttaaaaatgaggtctctgtttaagaaatgagtttttgtggtgtatttatcaccccaaaaatctctttatcATGGCTTGATTGGGCCAGCGAGACAAAGCATGCGGCACACAATCACACACGctgcatgaaaaatgggatttcatgttgcgagaaaaaggtgcaacctttcgatgccttcgctcgacgatcgaggagcatgcggtcttccccgaggtcaacGACGAAGAacatgaaagagatgaggtcgacgacagggaagacgatgaagacgaagacgaagacgcggcgagatcgaaccctcatcggccgccgcttcctccctccgctctCGCCacccgacttaggcaccatggatccaaacccctgaatgatccctaaccctaaccctattgctatccatgttatGCGGTCTCCGCAATGAGAATGGTTCCGCTCAAGTTCAGCCTCGCCTTATCCAACgccgccaccgaagacctcaccactcccaccgccgaggaacgtcgccaaccggatcgccaacgccgataaagatttctcctttaagaccctcCCACATGAGCAGagcaccttcgagatcgctcgccagatCTGGAGCTCAGCACTCAAGTGTTCGCGCGAGatcagcgacgatgagatacttaATGTCCTTActcaatgaggtctctgtttaaaaaataagctctctgctttaagaaatgagttctctcgcttatatgcttgtttgtctttgtttaactatcgatgttttcgcattttaatatattgcgcttacgtttaaaaaaagtgcttaaatatcgctgtttctatttaaatatgtacgagtgcaacctttcgatgccttcgccgacgacgaggagcatgcggtcttccccgaggtcgactgactgaagaagatgaaagagatgaggctcGACTGCTgtggaagacgatgaagatgaagacgaagacgggcgagatcgaacccctcACTCGgcaccgcttcctccctccgctcccgccaccgacttaggcaccatggatccaaaccccgaatgatccctaacccctaaccctattgctattcATGTATGCGTCTCCgcaatcgagaatggttccgtttcAAGTTCACCTCGCCTTATCCGACGCCGCCACTgcaagacctcaccactccgaccgccgaggaacgccgccaaccggatcgccaacgccaataaagatttctcctttaagaccccacacgagcatgccaccttcgagatcgccgcCGGATCTCGGAGCTCAAGACTCAAGCTGCTCACGCGAGAtcgcgacgatgagatactcaatgtccctactcaatgaggtttcgcttttaaaaaaatgaggtctttgtttaaaaaaataagctctgctttaagaaatgagttctctgctttatatgcttgtttgtctttgtttaactatcgatgtttcgcttTAATGTATTGCGCTTTTACgctttaaaaagtgcttaaatatcgttgtttctatttaaatatgtactgagtggccaagattaattggtttttatatccgtgattaatttatcatgtaaatatttgtttttttctgctttaaatattaatgtttttttgttttaaaaatgaggttttatgttttaaaaatgaggtttctgctttaagaaatgagttttctgcttaagaaatgaggttttcgCTTAAGAAAATGAACTCTctcttaagaaatgagttctatgttttaaaaaaatgagctctgcttaagaaatgagtacatgcaaaaaggaatgcaaaaaagaatgaaaaatgtatgtaaaaaggtttaagagcaatgatggaatttcataatgcagggggtaaaaaggaagtgaaacaataaaggaaggttgtctgaggtatgcaaaactcacaggggctgtttgggaagttttgaaattatcgaggggtaaacagtaattttcccttttttaaataatggtttttatttgatattaacTTTCTTTAAGAATATTTATAGAACTCAAATCtgtatagataaataaataaataaataaataaaataatttttgagtttaaaatgaagatatatattGATTCAAATCATCTTACTTTCAAGCATTATCTCTCTAAATCATCCAAAAAGTCTAGCGGacatctttgaaattatttctaCTAAAtctaatgatttttattatattcaaaGGGTGGTTTAATTTCCTAAAAACTGTTCTTATGTTTACAACATCATCTCAGAAATTACTCTTCAACTCTAACATCAATCAcgagctaaaaaaaaaactaaacttagAATCTCAAAAAtctctcaattatttttttcttaatttgattattttaaacaagtatttagataaaaaaataataataaacatgcGAACAAAGAATCATTATTGACAGATAAActtttccattttatttattaatttattggaAAAGATAGGTAAACCACATAACTAATACAAAGGAGAGAGTACATTAATGATAGACAAGCCAAAACAATACATATCCACTAAATGTGGACATCATAGACTGAAAACCACACAAAAGACATAAACCagacaaataacataaactaCATTCAAACAGAAAATAAGACTGCAACAACGTAACAAGAAGATGTCCATGGAATGAGCCACGTTCACAAGAACCATTTCAATACTCTGAAATTAAGTCAGTTATCATCTTCAACTAATTCTTTGAAGTTGATAGGAGAGGCATATTCGGTTGAGCCATTATAAACTAAATGCCCAAAAACTTGAGTTGTTGCCTCTGTAGGGTGTACACCATCCCAAAATACGTACCGGCGTCGATCTGGACAAAATGTAGAATTTGGTTTGCAACCATTTTCAACAGATCCACAGCATGGATTTTTCGTATCATTAAAACCTGAAACAAAAGTGAGGGAAAAATTATAGCAgaatatgaaaattatgtttataaatGAACTCAGTTTATAAGATAAGAAGTGACCAGAAATAATTTGCAGTTGTTTTCAGGTTCACAAAAGTTACTTCCTTTAAAACAAGCAAGAAGAATTTAACATTTTCATAAACTAAACCTTTTGTGAAATCACAGCTAGGTAAGGAGCCAAAGTGTCACCATGAGGATAGTAAAGccaaaattacaacaaaagaGCAAGAAGAATCACAAATAAGAGTATATTATCAATTTAtcatcacataaaaaaaataaataaataaatcaacgaAGATGTCGTCTTTTGCATAAGCTAGTGAGAAACGAATAGGATGGCATATATATTCAAACTATTGTAATATATGAGCTTGATAGAATCACAAATAAAAGCCTATATATATGGCCGTCAAATTAAGGAGAaagtaaatgaataataatgaagaaaaatacgtcttctttttgataataatgtaGCTTAAACTAATTGGTTTTACAAGTCATAAAAAAGCACCACATAATTTACATCTGAACCAAGACTTTCTTAAGCATCCTTGGTTCTTAGTAGAGTTCTTAATTAATCCTTTTGAATAGTCTTCATCTATTCTATACTTGTTGGtatcattttcatttgtttacaAACTGAAAAAGGTAAGAATATTAGAACAAATaaatgctttatattttattttaagtccCTAGCTAGTTTGAGCTTAGATCGACAATTATAAGGAAAAGTAATTGAGTAAATTCATTTACTTACCAAAGGCTCCAGGGTTATCAATTATCTTCATGAAAACAGCATAGGAATTTCCAATAGAATATTTCATCCCCGTCAATGTTGAGCTCAGATTATTCATAAGAACCTTTAACGCATAGTTGCATGCAAATGACACTGCATTTACTATATTCGAACAACCACCAGCAGTGAAGTTCAAAAGATCTTTCACCACAGGAATGCATCCTGCAGGTGCAACATTAACAATACCGAACTTCCTCCCTCCAAGTAAATAGAGATCCTGTAAAAGAAAATGTCAAAAAatgtcaattaattaaatagaaatacGAAATTTTCAATAGTGACTATATTATGCATGTAGACCAAAGAGTTTAAATCACCTTTAAATAATCCCCGTATTTGacaataaaagaagaaatgaatTTTTGAAGTTCAATTTCAACACCATGGGCGGTGGCGGCTAGATAGACACCGATATCATTTCCCCCAATACTTATGAGAAAGAGAGATTTAGAGAACAGCTGGTCAATTTGCTGACTTGTCATTGTTTCATTGAGTTGTGTCCGAAATTGACGAAAGTACCCCATCTGCTCTGCCATGGAAATGCTTTTATTGCTATCACTGCTTCCCTAGAAATTTCAAAGTAGCAAAATCCATCAGAAAACTAGTAAGATCTAAAATCCGAGCACGTTGGGAAGGGTATAACATCTGACTCCTAAGTACTCAAAACTtcaacctctctctctctctctctctctctctctctctctctctctctctctctatatatatatatatttacatatatatatataatacttaagtaattattatcatttgaaAGTTTTATATATGTCATATTAATTTAATCACTTGCCCGATactcatttttatatttatttcaatgtttgaaattttataaaaattaattttctcataTTCAACCTTAgtttagaaaaaagaaaatttattttttattcttgcagTAATGGGGGTTTGAAGTATTGAATGTTTCagtatctttttataattaattttgtggAACATAGCTcaggaaaaaaattctttttcaatatttattttaatatttttcacaaattagttaataatatttataatttttaaataccaTGAGGTGTCTTGTgagtgattttattttacaatcaTGACGTatagaattttataaattgatgttgTTTCGTTTGATAATTCAAATTATCTAATTATattagataatataatttttttaattgatcaGCATTCAGTAAAATCATTCAGTTTGTGTCtgattatttgaaatatattagcATCAATTCAgtaaatacatataatttatttatcttaatttaaatattaaacggAATGATTTAGAGAATGTGGACAAGTCTGTGCCTATTTGTCCTTTTGACAATCACTGAAATAGGGAAAGCTTCCTGcctattcagaaaaaaaaaaaaattgggacaAGTTTAGATTTAAAAGCggagtttaataataataataataataataataataataataattattattattattaattatttgggGAACCACACTATTGCTATCCCTAAAGAGAaatgcaatgaaaaaaaaattaaggaaaaaaaagtgcTTACATAGTACAAAAGTGTAGATCCTCCGGAGGCAAAATTTATACCATTCTTTGCTTGCGTAATATTTTTAATACGGTGAGTTATCTGGTCAATTtcgagagagagaaaaggtggtGGGCTTTCAATGAATCCCATAACCTGTGCtgatttcaataaaaacaaacaataatataacaaaaacgGAGAGAGTCGGttgtatattaaaataaataataataataatccaatatACTCAATTTTATAGTAATTACCATAAAATTGAGAGACAATAACTTTATCACTACAGGGCCGTTTGGTTCATGGTAATGTAAAAAGATTACCATATGTTACAttgtaatctgaaaatattatcaatttGGCATTGCACTTGTGGTAATctagatggtaatatcacattaccaacttataaatattaccaataaagttggtaatcctattaccaccaaatttagtgtatatcttggattaccgtgataatcttataacttttttatattttagcaaattgatTACAATGACAACCAAAtacggtaatgaactattcccgaTAATAatagttcccaaccaaacattgttatatcaaattaatgcaatattttcaaccatataacattcccactcatattatcATGATAATCTTATTATGTGATAATATGttattaccacgaaccaaacggcccctatgTATTAAGGtttaaatgaagagaaaaataaaaaaaggtaaaacCAAACTTACCCCtatatatatttggatattAGGTTTAAGTGTGTATagcttatattaattttataggtATTGACGTGTTATGTCTCGATTCTATGATAATTGCCATGGAATCATGTCAACGAGCAGGATCAGcacttcaaaataaaaaaaatctttttttccaACTATAGCctctttttattttagatttattaaaatggCCTTGTACtattttatttaccaaaattgTTTTGGTAACTTCAAATCAATGCTTAATCAACAACTaggttcttttttaaaaattcagaaattatcattttttatgctttaatccaattttttgaaaaactatatctttgaaaatattatttttttaactccattttattttcaaattattattgttgttatggtttttaatcttaagattttattatattttatagcaagtccaataataatgatataaaaatcaACGGGAGAACACCTTCATAAGCAGAAAATGATACTCCATTCTTCTGCtaagtcaaagataaaagttTGACCCAACAAtcaagtggtctattggtattTTGATCCCCATTAGAATTCTTTACTAGTAATGAGAGTTTAAATCACAAGTGAGTATATATTTCTAGAAGTGGAGTAGTGGTTGTATACAGGTGATCCTAGCACCCATGTATGAGCGGGCCTTGCTCCCACTTATTTTTCTTAGCACCCTAGCCCTcatcttggaaaaaaaataaaaataaagattcgAAACTATAGTAAACAAAAGTTAAAGGTTTGAATCCCTCCCAACACCAGCGCCCTTTGGATCAATTGGTACCGGGTCCCTTGCGTAGGGCGTTCGTTTCGGGGAAGACCCGAAATCGAATCCCATGTCCGCGCAAGGTGAGAGCATGTGGATCGGCGTTGAGCTCtgctccccacacgtgcacgtcCTTGACTTACTCTTAAATGGGGGGCACTTGTCGtttatttgtccaaaaaaaaatccctccCAACTCAAAAGTTGAGGGTCcaaaacttattaaaataatataaaacaagaaaaaaacatttgatttgGAAAACAAATGAcgaagcaaagaaagaagaccTTGTACATGGCGAGGTTTGTGCATGCccatgtcttttatttttgcgcaaaaaataaaaataaaaaagataaatgtttGAGACTTtagtaaacaaagaaaaaaaggtatGAATCTCGCCCAACTCAAAAGTTGAGGGTCCAAAACTCATTTGATTCAAGAAATAATGTAACATAAGAAATAACATTTGATTCggtaaacaaaatgaaaaagcaaagaaaggagCTCACCCAAGACGTCAGCGCCATTGTAGCCATTACTGTACCTTCCAGTGGGGTTACTAGCGTTCTCTGAAGGGTAGTCAATTCCATATGGTAAGAaattattggaattattttggTCCCCGGACAAATACTTGTTGTTGCCCACGTCGGCAGAGGAGTCACCAAAGATGAAGATCGCCGGAACTTTGGGGTCGGCCTCGCCGGAAGAGAAGGCCAGAGCAAGGAAGAGGCAGAGGaatgggaggaggaggagggagtaCTGAAGTGGTGCTGCCATTGTTCGTGCTTTCCAAGAGCTTCACGGTGCATAGTCTTATATAGAAGTGGTGTGTGGTACCTACCATGCATcctgtttaattattattattattattattatgtgaaaaAGTTACAAAATAAAAGTGGCCCTATTGGATTCTAAGCGGATGCAAATAGTTTGTACGGTGggactatatatatacaatataaatttacactatatatatataaattttttatttgtaaaatatttaaaactatttttttttcaaaaatttcttcTTGTATATGGGTAACTTGTAACATTTAATCCCACGTTTTTCTCATGTACATGTTACAATCATTCGTTTGTGTGGCACAAGATACAAAGGACATGAAAGCAATAAAGTTgattttgttataaatatatattatagaatGATGCActgtagtaaattactgtagcaaccgaCAATGTGGCATGTAGCAGCCGCCCATGTGATACTGTAGCATCTCAggtactgttactattccaccaatcagggtattttggaccgtcggatcaaaTCGATCCTGGCCATTCATTCAAcccttgtaaccctataaataccccctcatttgtataatttgtgatataagagaagagaaagaaaaaaagagaaataagaagaagaagaagatgtgaattTTACAGGGTTTTGGTAAATACTttggctctctattcttattactctatttaaatttataataaattcttAACACGTTATCAACTCGAACttgctcatatgattttaattttctgtgggttatctaatatatatattatatatgtggaATCAATTTTTAACACTGAATGCAGGGAGGTTCGACAGGTAAATATAATACTAACAaaccataaattttatttaatacataatttcaGTTAACCATACATAAGTTTTTCCTGCAatcatacataaaaaacatacagtacaaaagccactaaggctaatattaccagtacttttaaaataaacaagaaaaaaataatattattattacaataagtttctccatcaaatccaaatcttcTAGTATGATCTTCCCCAAGTTTGCCATGACGAACCTCAGATCCTGGCAATCAGGTAAAAACTTTACCAGCGAACCTCCGGTCCTTTTTCTTCTCCGCCAGCCCCCTCGATCTTCTCCGTCggctcttctctcttcttcgtCAGTCTCTACCCTCTTCTCTCCcttatctttccttcttcttaacTTATActcactttcaaacaaaacattatTTCCAATGCTGCAATAATTGCAGCATATGAACAGTACCGTATACATGAACAGTACCATATATGTGAAtagtattgtatatataaacaatataatgctttatattttattctgtactctctattctaattacctgctatattgttattttgaagaaaatggcaaatattgcaaaaagaagagaatatggctgatgatgaatgcattattgattgcgggacaacgcatactattttaacaaaaaaaatatattttataaccttattaatgagaaaaacatgtatagccacaatagcaggGTCGTCAGACCTAGTTGAAGGTTCTGGAGAAGcagcattgatgttgccaaatgggacatccttggagatgaaaaatgctctctattcccctagGTGCAGGAGGAACcttttaagctttaaagatatacgtctcaatgaatatcatttagagacggttgataacgaaggaaaagaatatctttatattacacaagtcatTTCATGCCACAAACGTGTACTTGAAGGCTTTCCCTGTATATCCTCAGGATTATATTTTATACgaattaaagtgatggaatcacatacggtattAACCCCGAAGGTTAATGATCCAGAggtttttaaaatatggcatgaaagacttggacatccgggTGCTATAATGTTGCGCCGGATTAATTATTACTAGTTTTCATGGACACCCACTCATGAAGGATTATAAtatcctaacacataatgaatatgcatgttcagcaTGCTCAATGGAAAAGCTAATAACCAGACCTTCTATAACTAAGGTGACttgtgaatctcctaaatttttagaaagaatacaaggagacatttgtggaccaatacatccatcaactacatgtaattcatattcaccacatcaacttgttatgggtaaagagcctgatatttcatatataagaatatttggttgtgcaatatatgtgccaataccaccaccaaatcgtacaaaaatgggtccacaacgcagacttggtatatatgttggttatgattccccttcaattatacgatatttagaaccattaacagtggatgtatttactgcaagatttgcagattgtcattttgatgaatctgtcTTCCCTTCATtagggggagaaatgattactcaaaataagccaaaagaaattgattggaatgcatcacgattacatacatatgatcctcgtaccaatgaatgtgaacttgaa is part of the Dioscorea cayenensis subsp. rotundata cultivar TDr96_F1 unplaced genomic scaffold, TDr96_F1_v2_PseudoChromosome.rev07_lg8_w22 25.fasta BLBR01000875.1, whole genome shotgun sequence genome and encodes:
- the LOC120255184 gene encoding GDSL esterase/lipase At4g16230-like, translating into MAAPLQYSLLLLPFLCLFLALAFSSGEADPKVPAIFIFGDSSADVGNNKYLSGDQNNSNNFLPYGIDYPSENASNPTGRYSNGYNGADVLAQVMGFIESPPPFLSLEIDQITHRIKNITQAKNGINFASGGSTLLYYGSSDSNKSISMAEQMGYFRQFRTQLNETMTSQQIDQLFSKSLFLISIGGNDIGVYLAATAHGVEIELQKFISSFIVKYGDYLKDLYLLGGRKFGIVNVAPAGCIPVVKDLLNFTAGGCSNIVNAVSFACNYALKVLMNNLSSTLTGMKYSIGNSYAVFMKIIDNPGAFGFNDTKNPCCGSVENGCKPNSTFCPDRRRYVFWDGVHPTEATTQVFGHLVYNGSTEYASPINFKELVEDDN